The genomic segment ctaggtagggttgaccctggtgagtagttggatgggaggctATGCGTCTACATGGGGGGCAGGGAATGGCGAACtgcctctggacatctcttgccttgaaaaccctgctgggttgtcataggtcagctgtgacttgatggcactttccacctccaccaGTATTGTCCACCCAATTTTTCCGTCTGTTGAAATGCGCTCCAGAATTGTTCTGTTACAACATAGCCTTatttctttataaaaatgtcctcccatCTGCTATGGAAGTGGTTGTCCCTGGACATATGTGGTCAGCCATGAAATTTTCAGCCTGACTAATAGCATTTGTAGAATCCCAAACTCCCATTTTAACAGACATTACATTGTGCATCCCCTTGAAATGGATGATGAATGTAATCGCCATCTTTACAATGTATCGGTTAGAACAGGCAattgtatgtttagcctgaagaggagaagactgagaggggacatgataaccatcttcaagtacttgaaaggctatcACATAGAGGATAGtgctgagtggttttctgttgccccagaaagtcagaccatcaatgggttgaaattaaatcaagagaatttccatctagacatttggaagaattttctaacagttagagcggttcctcagtggaacaggcttcctcaggaggtggtgagctctccttccctggaggtttttaagcagaggctaaatggccatctgtcagcaatgctgattctacgaccttaggcagatcatgagagggagggcaccttggccatcttctgggcatggactaggggtcactgtgtgtgtgtggtggggaggtcattgtgaatttcctgcattgtgcagggggttggacgagatgaccccggtggtcccttccaactctatgattctatgattccacgaTGGATAGTAATGTCACACTGCGTCATTCTCCTCCCTCTCCAATCCCTTTAATGGGTTAGCGGTCTAATTTTTCCAGAGACCCTGCCTACATCAGCGCCATTTCCCTTCCATCAGCCCTAtgtggctcagagcggcttacaacattttACATATATAATTTGAACTATAATTAAATGTATCATTTAAACTAAAACCTTAGTTAAAACTGGATTCCTAACTGGCATGTCTAGCCAAGTTTCATGAACAGTAGCCATACTTGAAGATGGAGTCTTTTAGGAGTCTGTGGCAGTTTGTGTTACATCCTCACATGTTGGTGTTAAGAGCTGTGGGTTTTGAGAGCCATGTTggtgatgagagccagcgtggtgtagtggttaagagcggtggactcttaattgggagaaccgggtttgattccccgctcctccatgtgaagcctgcttggtgaccttgggccagtcacagttccctcagaactctctcagccccaccaacctcacaaggtgcctgttgtgggggaagagagaagacgattgtaaggcactttgagacgccttatggtagagaaaagcagggtatgaaaaccaattcttctttccttctctctcgtTGCCTTTTAGAAGGTGAACGTAGAAATGGATGACTTAAGAATGCATGACTCTTTTGTAGTAACTAGTCCATTTGTTTCCTCCAAAGCAATTCCCAAGCCTGGCCTCATCTCCTGGCTACAGGAAAGTGAAGCACCATTTTCCCCAGACTCCGAAGATGAGGAGCGGTTGGCAGGTGGGTGCTTAGATGTGTGCTGGATGCCTTggttggctggggattgaggggtTTCCATGGAGAGCAGCTAGATGTTTTGAATAGCCACAATCCTTCAGGCTTGGAGCTCATGTACCCAGGGATAACTCCCACAGTTCCACTGACCTTTCCTTCCTCATAAAATTTTGCATGGGATGGGAAGGCTGAAACCGTCTCATTCCTCTTAGTGTTGATCTAGATCTGTGGGTCTTGGATCTTGACCTTGATTCCATCTTCCTGGAAGTGTTGATAGGTCCGAGGAAAGATGAGGAGTAGCTGCAGGGTGGGGAGATCTACTCATTGTCAAGGAAATAAACCATTATAACCATAAAGAAGAATATATACACCATGATACACTTTTGCATAGCAGTGTGTGTGATCATGGGGTACAGGCGGGCTGtaaactaaatatgagcagccagtgtgatggagcagcaaaaatggctAATCTGATCTtggagtgtatcaacagaggcataacatccaaatcgcaagaatgtcatagttccactgtacactgcattggtcaggccacagctggcgtactgtgtgcagttctgggggccttcgtttaaaaaaggatgtggacggaatggagcggatgcagagagagcgacgaggatgacctggggcctggagactgcattggtcaggcgatttggatgttatggctCTGTTGATACcctccaagatcacattagctttttttgctgctgcatcacattggctgctcatatttagcgtACAGTCcatccgtaccccaagatcttgtttgcACACACTGCTACTCAGAAGTATTTTCCCCAGCCAGTATGCGTGCATTTTTGTTCCCCAGATGTAGGACTCTGCatgtatccttgttgaattgcatcttgctcTCATCTGTCTGCTTCTCCAGCGTGTTCAGATTTGTAAATTTAATGAGTAAtctctccaccccctcatccagatcatatataaaaaatattgaaatataCCAGGCCCAGAATCAAGCCCTGAGGCACCCTACTGGATAGTTCAtttagatgaaatgccattgacaactacttttGGGGTGCAGTTCTCCAGcaagttccctatccacctaactatcttaGAGTCCTAGAATTCTGCCCTCATATACTTATGCGTGGTTTCTTCTGTGGTGCTGAACTTCATTCTCTAATAAAATGTCCTCTTCTGCATTATCTGTAAGAGGTtcatgtaaaaaataataatgaaataaacgAAACCACTCCTATGAAAGCCTTTATTCTAAATATATGTTGTATCTTTTATACTAATATATTATTGAACCGTTGTATCAAAAGCTGTTGGGGAGTGTTAAGAATATCCACAGGAAGACAGTAAAGTCTTCAGAAGAAAATCATGTATGAAGAGAGTCAAATTTGCCTGTGTCCCATGGCCAGTTAAGAAACCAAATTAAAATAGAGAAAATAACTTGGTCTGCATTCACTTTGCAAAAAGGTTAACTCTGTTATAACTCCAGATTATAGACTTACTTCCCCTTCTAATCAGAAAGCTTTGTTCCACCAGGTGgaatcagagccagtgtggtatggtatttaagagcaatggactctaaactgaagaactggatttgtatccccactcctctacttgaGCGACAAACTTTAatctggtgtctgttgtggggaggagagggaaggtgattgtaagttggtttgattctccttcaaagataaagttggcatatagaaaccaactcttcttcttcttcttcaggtaacAGGAAGGTTGACAAGAATTACAGTGAACTATGTGGGGTGTCTTTCGAAACAACCAGCCATGAAGTGGAGGAAGAGCTTTCTGAGAATCAAGAAGAGTCAAAGAGGCAGCAAGAAAACAAAGGGGAGAAGTCTTTAGTTTTCCAGGCCAGTAGCTTGCTCAAAAAGCCAGCGCAAGAAAAAAATCACAAGGGAAATTGGAGAAGTGAACATTCTGAAAGTGGAGAAATATTGGGATGCGAATCCAACTTTTcttcccatcaaaggattcatACAGGGTATGAAACTTATAAATGTTCTGAATGTGGTAAAGGGTTCAGTAGGCTCGTTAGCCTCACTTCTCATAGGAGAATCCATGTGAGCGAGGAACCATCTGAGAGTTCAGAGTGTGAAAACAATTTTGGTCTGAGTGAAAGTctaacttcccatcaaagaacccacacgggCCAAAAACCATGCCGATACTCAGATTGCAGGAAAAGGTTCAGGGGTAACACAACGTCTACTTTGCATCAGATAATCCGTTCAGaggaaaaacaatataaatgcttggaatgtggaaagaacttcacTCACAAACAAGGACTCACTtctcatcagagaatccacacaaaggagaagccaTATGTGTGTTTGAAGTGTGGGAAAGCCTTCCGTTGGAGCACAGCCCTCACttcccatcagagaatccacacaaaggagaagccatatgtgtgcttggagtgtgggaaaaccttccgTTGGAGCACAGCCCTCACTtaccatcagagaatccacacaaaggagaagccaTATGTGTGCTTGAATTGTGGGAAAACCTTCCGCTCGAGCACAGCCCTCACttcccatcagagaatccacacaaaggagaagccaTATGTGTGCTTTGAGTGTGGGAAAACCTTCAGTTGGAGCACAGCCCTCACCtcccatcagagaatccacacaaaggagaagccatatgtgtgcttggagtgtgggaaaaccttccgTTGGAGCTTATCCCTCACTTCACATCTGAGAATCCACGCAGGGGAGAAACCGTACAAGTGCACGGTATGTGGGAAATGCTTTAGTCAGAGTTCACACCTTAGTTCCCACCGAAGAATCCATTCTGGAGAGAAACCCTATCAATGCCAGGAGTGTGGAAAAGGCTTCAGTCAGAGCTCACACCTGACTATacaccaaagaatccacacaggagagaagccctataaatgcttggaatgtggaaagagtttcaatTGTAGCCATCACCTTAAATCACATGAAAAAATCCACACGGGGGTgcagccatataaatgcctggattgtgggaaaagcttcagtcagagcTCAAGCCTTAAGGTACATCGAagagtccacacaggggagaagccgtataaatgcatgGAATGTGGCAGAAGCTTCAGTCGGAGCTCAACCCTTACTTTACATCAAagagtccacacaggggagaagccatataaatgcatggaatGTGGAAAGAATTTCACTTCTAGCCAGTACCTTAAAGTAcacaaaagaatccacacaggggagaagccatataaatgcctggattgtgggaaaagcttcaatcAGAGCTCAAGCCTTAATCTACATCGAagagtccacacaggggagaagccatataaatgcatgAAATGTGAGAGAAGCTTCAGTTGCAGCTCAACCCTTACTATACATCAAAGAGTCCACAAAAAagagaagccatttaaatgcatggaatgtggaaagagttttggCAGCCGTTCACAACTTACATTGCACAAGAGAACTCACATGTGGTAAATGGTTAAATGTGTGCAGTGTGGAAAAGACTTCACCAGCGGTgctcagcttgtgtgtgtgtgttaagtgctgccaggttgcttccaactcatggcaaccctataaatcaatgtcctccaaaacattctatccttaacagccttctcaggtcttgtaaactgagggccgttgcttcctttatagagtcaatccatctcttgttgggtcttctgttttcctgtcttctgataatgtgaccaaagtacgatagcctcagtttagtcattttagcttctagggccagttcaggcttgatttgatttgtttttctgcaGTCCACGTTATccgttaacactctcctccaaccccacatttcagaggaatttactttcttcctatcagctttcttcattgtcctgctTTGACACCCATACACATGGGGAATactatgaattaacttgatcttggttgccagtgacgcaTTCTTAgaattaagaatcttttctaacctTCATGGTTGCCTTTCCCAGTCCTGATCTCTTTCTGACTACAGGACATCATAAAGTCCACACCATAGAGGGGGAAAATATAGACCAGGGGTTTCAAACATGTTGCCCGTGGGCCGGATGTGGCCCCTGGAAAGCTTCCCTTCAGCCCGCAAGGTAGCCGGCCCCCACTCCCACTCCCCTTTCTGTGCTTCCTGAGGCTGCTCCGGCCAACAAGCCCAGCCAGCCGCCTTCCGCCGTCCTTTTCTAGGCTTCCCAGAAACTGAAGGTTGTGTTGTCTCCCCGCCGGGAGGCAGTGCAATCTTCATTCCCCCCCCAGCCAAGCCCCACATGGAGCTTGActggggtgggtgtgggggactGAAGACAGTGCTGTTTCCTGGCTGGGAGCTtgactggggaaggggaaaactgtgcttgtgtgtgtgtgtgtgtgtgaagggctgtgaagtcacttccaactcatgacaaccctatgaataaatgtccccccaaacatcctatccttaaacgccttgttcaggtcttgcaaattaagggcagTGGCttacttgattgagtcaatccatctcttgtggggtcttcctcttttcctgctgccttcaacttttcctggcatgagtgactcataatgtgtccaaagtacaacagcctcagtttagtaattttagcttctaggctcaattcaggcttgatttgatctataacccactgatttgttttttgacagtccacgatatccgtaacactctcctccaacaccctaaATATGTAGCTCCTAATATGTATTTCTGTTTCCCTCCCTACATTGCATTGCTCACATTATGCAGCAAGATCACCAACTTCCTGCTCACCAAGGGTAAACCTCAGCAGCTGGAGCTTCAGGGCAACTTCTGAGGGTCAGGACTATGTAAGCAAGATGCTGATCTCTTATCCTCaagcctcagcaatcttgcactgcTGCTCTTTAGGCAGAAGAACTTCCCAAATGTTAATTCTTTGTGCAATTCCTAAAACAAACAagaggatgtactaaaaggaatgacaatattgcccattggaaacaatgggagaagcTTGCAGGCTCACTGGAGATAATGGGAACCAGGAATAccagttgacttgcatgggctccatcgAAATACATTACAGCCCAAAAAAGatgcaaagaaaatgcggaatggattttccattaaagtctctgggcccaaatagactactctgggactggaatgacaggtgaCAGAATGGAATAACAACCTCTGGgtaccagaagtgttctgggaatggaatgacagcccccaagtggaatgacagcacctaggagtagcagaagtgatCTGTGATTAGAATGACAGgtcaggagtggaatgacagccagtgggagtagcagaagtgttctgggaatggaatgacaggttgcagagtggaatgacagcccctgggagtagcagaagtgttctgggactggaatggcagtcccagaatgcttctgctactcccaggggctgtcattccattctAAGACATGTCATTCCAGTCTCAGAGCAcaaattctgttcccaggcagccacccacccacccccagtccagAACAAATTTAATACCAGGGACCAGAGATATCAActgtatagaagacacaggcaaagccgtTTAatcatattattttttacttaaacatgcttaaaacaatgacaaaaataataccattaattgactttgcctgtatcTTCTATGAAGCTTgtgtctctggtacctggcattccattttatggtatttatttatttggtacacgtGGCCTGGCTCAACCTATTGatatttatgccatatccggccctcataacaaatgagcttGACATCCCTGATATAGATGCAGGGACTATTCAGATGGAGATGCCATTTTAGATCCCATCAAAGAATGCATGAAGAGGAGAAATCATAGAAATGATTGcactaaaagtttttttttaatacaacaaGCTTTACAGATGGCAAAGAATTCACAGAGCCCCCCAAATGATTTAATAATTaattaggaaatatttttttcccagtgAGCTCTCGAGCCTTAGTAAACATCAGGGAACCTGCTAATGGAGAAGCGCTTCAGAGATCTGTGGTAAACCTGACCATCCTTAGTTGTCTTGAGcctgcagaggaggaagaaggaggagttaaAACTATGTGGGTTTTTGACTTCTAGCCCTGGCTGTTTTTCCTGCCTACCTCTCAAAGCCCATCATGCCCATATTTACTGAGTGTTCTGAACTGGATTGCAGCCACTGTTTGCATTTTCTCACTACCGCCAGAGAACTATAATTCCAGCAACCTCTGAGCATGCTCCAACATgatctggcagtcttcaagcagcggctgaacAAACTCTTGTCAGCGATACTCTAgggcctaggctgatcctgcattgaacaggggggttggacgagatggcctgtatggccccttccaactctatgattctatgatgaataATCCTAAATGGCACTGCTTTCTCTTCATGGGTTTAGTTGATAACCCCATACGACAATAATAGCACCAATGATTTATTTCCTTCTAAAATGAACCTGCAGACGGGAAACCCACCCAAAGGGGGCTGCAGATTCACTCTTCCATGTCAAGCTTTGAACAACCCAGAATTGTATCCTTTGCTCCCAGTGATTGCAATAGTTTTTTACTTGCCTCCTAACACTCAGCAGAAAAATCCTGGCACGTCTTTGGCCCATTCTCTGTAGGCAAAGTTGACAACAATTTCCAAGCCTTCGTCTTTGAGATCTGTCTTCTGTTTGGAAAGCGGAGAGGCTCCCATTTCCTGCCACAGCTGTCCGAAAGTAGCCTGTTTTCAAATGGCTGCAAGGTGTCCTCCAGCGATGCTGGTGAGGAGAACGAGAAGCGTGggttttataccctactttttctctacctttaaggagtttcaaagtggcttacaatggtgttccctttttctcccccaacagacaccttgtgaggtaggcgaggctgagagagttcagagagaactgggattggcccaaagtcactagAATAGTTTTACAATTTATTTAACAGAATTTCAGGAGTATAGCTCATTAAATAATTTTCTTAAATGACTGGAGAGCCTGATGTAAAAACTTTGAATAAGGTATTGAATAATATCAGAGGAtaaacatttttctcctctttttaaagaaatgagtATGTAAAGCACACATACCCTCTTCCCCCcatttgtgttgtgtgtgtgtgtgtttattttgtttacaATAACTTGATGGTATCATCTTTTATATTGGATATGAGGTTACTATATGGTTCTTTTGTTTGTCTCATTGTAAAGTTGAATTTTTgttctgtatgtgtatgtatataataattttttttaaaaaaaacactccaaAGTACAGAACAATACAACAAGATTCGTATAGCTAAACACACAGGTGTAACAGAGAACAGAGCCTTGCAGAGGATaatgaagtgcccacaataaaggtattttacctgtggcattATTAACTGTCCCTgagtacataagcaggtgcaggaaTTCCCCTTTTTGACATGACGCCCATGTAGATAAATGTGTGTCAAGAATCcccccctctgtcttctcttgcTTTCAAATTCACTCAGTTTGCATAAGCACACAAACATTCCTGAGTTTGCAACATCCCTGCTTCGCTAGTGTGTTATCTTGGTCATGAGAACTTCACGTTCAGATAAAGAACTGGCTTGATGCAGAAATTGTTAAGGATGACAGCACAGGAACAGTAGGATTGTATCGTATTAAAATCCATTGGTAGAAATCTATAAAGCTTGAGTAATTCTAAACAGCAATATGGTTCTTTTGcttttgggctggagagatttgatcccagctttgtattgtttaaattggtaccattaaacggcatagctgtaaaactaactcctgatctccagtgcattACCTTTGATCAGACATACCTGGGATAATAGGGGTTTTTCTGGTACAACAATAAGGACTTTGAATAAAGTAACTTTGAATAAAGTAAAGTTCTTGCTTGATACAACTTTTATGATGAGCAAAAGTCAACTTTGCCAGTCTAGCAAATGCCAGAGATTTCCAATGTGGTCCTCTTGCTTAAAGAAACAAACATAACATCACAGCCCTTCTACGAGGTGATAAgagccctggaaatcttgtcctAGCAAATAGACTCTCCCTCTGCCAACTTCCATTAAtaacaacccggagctggcaatagGATAACCCCTTTTTAATGACCAAAGGAGTTACAAAATAATTAGCAAACTTGTAGAATATCAGGCAGGTGTCATTCTTAAACGAAACTAGCAAAGGTGggcgttgttgtttttaaagcaatGTGGGATATGTCACAGTAATTTCAGGAATAAAGCAAACTTTTTTTCCCATTGCTCATGCGATTGTATGTATGGAAGGACAGCATGTGGTGTCAGGGTGTGGAAGGGCAACCTGTGCTACAAGTCtgtaatagggttgccggctctgggttgggaaagacctggagatttgtgtgtgtgtgggggggtggatcctagggaggtgagggacttcagttggtGCAATGTCACCTTCCAACGCAGCCgtgttctccaagggaaccgatctctgtcgtctggagcccagctgtaattcccagagatctccagcaagcCCGAGAAAACAAAATTCTCCCCACTGTCCCCTCTTGCATTTCCccattccccttcccccctcgTTTTATTGCAACTCCTTTTCTGcccaaatgcattttaaattcaCCAGATTCTTGcagcgacggggggggggggggaggagggctgctgctgctgctgccagcccacttagGAAAATCCCAGGTTCCACTAGTTAAAACAGGCGAGTTCAAAGTGCCTAGAGAGGAATGAAATTGGGGGACAAGGGGGGGTGTTAATTGCAGGCCCCCCTTCCTGCTCCAGCCCCTTCTTCATTTTGCAGATGTTTGGGAACAGGAACTTTGGAGATTTCATTTACAAGGCCTGTTTGGAAGCACAAAATTTTAAGGTGCAATGGTGGGGGATGCTctttctggggtgggtggggggtggagaaattaaagcgagcgagagagagagagaaatggggcgGTGGAGGATGCGAATCGAGTGCAATGTGATGAAAAACGGCATGGTATGTGTGTTTAAGTACAACTGAacaattgaaatggttcaagactttctattccttggctccaccgtcagccgaaagggaggctgcagccaagaaatcagaaggagatggagactgggaagggcagccatgaaggagctagaaaagattttgaagtgtaaggatgtgactctggccaccaagactagattacttcatgccatcgtattccctattactatgtatgggtgtgaaagctggacagggaagaaagctgataggaagaaagtagattcctttgaaatgtggtgttggaggagagggttacggataccctggactgccaagaaaaccaatcagtgggttctagatcaaatcaagtctgaactgaccctagaaggtaaaatgactaaactgaggctgtcgtattttggtcatgtcatgagacgacaagagtcactggaaaagacattcatgctaggaaaagttgatggcagtaggaaaagaggaagatggattgactcaataaaggaagctacagccttcaatttgcaagatctgagcaaggctgtcaaagataggacattttggaggactttcattcctagggtcgccatgagtcggaagtgacttgatggcacttaacacacacatgtgtgtgtttgcatgatATAGATTTTTTTGGAAAATTAACTGATCAAATTAGCAGTAAATCAAGTGAGTGCGTATCTTTTTTTAATGGTGTTTAAAAACTGTATATATCTTTTTGGCAGTCTAAAATAAACCTTCTCCCCAGTCTTCATTTAGTCCCAGGAATTTAGGAAAAGAGGTGACATCATATATCAGTAATGTGTGTGCAGCTGCAAATAACTGACTGTTTTACATTTTAGTAACTGCaagcattttaatttctttttttcccttaatttttaaaaattgtgatctGTCTTTTTTGGATTTGTCCTTATTTCATT from the Euleptes europaea isolate rEulEur1 chromosome 1, rEulEur1.hap1, whole genome shotgun sequence genome contains:
- the LOC130481373 gene encoding zinc finger protein 501-like, whose product is MQPAQCPVSFEEVAVRFTKAEWALLNPDQRALYREVMVENYENVASIIRSEEKQYKCLECGKNFTHKQGLTSHQRIHTKEKPYVCLKCGKAFRWSTALTSHQRIHTKEKPYVCLECGKTFRWSTALTYHQRIHTKEKPYVCLNCGKTFRSSTALTSHQRIHTKEKPYVCFECGKTFSWSTALTSHQRIHTKEKPYVCLECGKTFRWSLSLTSHLRIHAGEKPYKCTECGKGFSQSSHLTIHQRIHTGEKPYKCLECGKSFNCSHHLKSHRRVHTGEKPYKCMECGRSFSRSSTLTLHQRVHTGEKPYKCMECGKNFTSSQYLKVHKRIHTGEKPYKCLDCGKSFNQSSSLNLHRRVHTGEKPYKCMKCKVDNNFQAFVFEICLLFGKRRGSHFLPQLSESSLFSNGCKVSSSDAGEENEKQTNITSQPFYEVIRALEILS